The proteins below come from a single Oryzias latipes chromosome 14, ASM223467v1 genomic window:
- the LOC101165494 gene encoding uncharacterized protein LOC101165494 isoform X1 yields MDRYRRQVRLRRDSGFPKKRDTPLKPTRWRRDRNRRLLPNKHFDTLVEECEDGGTSFSTGRRAGAVLANTAPLHRVSVSCFKPCKKTATPINRQKILQTSNASNKASPILQSFGAGDTPESVTSFVMETSSTSNSEEHGDSRSSSTSTNLSSYPSPEIFRREAVETQTFLNGEEMLGIICNVKNSTLLDESHSKSIHTYHPPNMSTIIDVSTHVAEKNSESSYQKETHTENKSQEMKPAQDFVGRRPIVCRKRVSFKSPVISEPLKEKHAPSPSGINDTIRKLSRVSERTKPDAQTPKMDEISSKKEITVTPKRPVETEKTMFFDFTSNADMDALFQNMRDRSAKLRCSFYFPFTVGTQSPLRNKSRSELT; encoded by the exons atggaCCGATACCGACGCCAGGTTAGACTCCGTCGTGACAGTGGCTTCCCCAAAAAAAGAGACACTCCACTGAAACCGACACGCTGGAGGCGAGACC GAAATAGGAGACTTCTTCCgaacaaacattttgacactTTAGTGGAGGAATGTGAAGATGGTGGCACGAGTTTCTCCACAGGTCGACGCGCAGGCGCAGTGTTG GCCAACACTGCGCCTCTCCATCGCGTTTCAGTGTCATGCTTTAAACCTTGTAAAAAAACTGCAACTCCTATTAACCGTCAAAAAATTTTGCAAACAAGCAATGCAAGCAATAAAGCTTCTCCAATACTTCAGTCTTTTGGAGCTGGAGACACTCCAGAAAGTGTCACATCTTTTGTCATGGAAACAAGCTCAACGTCTAACTCAGAGGAGCATGGCGACAGCAGATCCTCCTCTACCTCGACAAACCTAAGCAGTTATCCCTCCCCAGAGATTTTCAGAAGAGAAG CAGTGGAAACACAGACTTTCCTTAATGGAGAGGAGATGCTTGGGATTATCTGTAATGTTAAAAACTCTACCCTGCTGGATGAAAGCCATTCAAAGAGCATCCACACGTATCATCCACCCAACATGTCCACTATTATAG ATGTATCCACACACGTTGCTGAAAAGAACAGTGAGAGCAG CTACCAGAAGGAAACTCACACTGAAA ATAAATCTCAGGAGATGAAACCTGCACAAGAT TTTGTTGGGAGAAGGCCCATAGTGTGCAGAAAAAGGGTATCATTCAAAAGCCCGGTCATTTCTGAGcctctgaaagaaaaacatgctcCATCACCTTCAGGCATAAATGACACCATCCGGAAACTATCCCGAGTTTCTGAGCGGACGAAACCAGATGCACAGACGCCCAAAATGGATGAAATCAGctctaaaaaagaaataacgGTGACCCCAAAAAGGCCTGTTGAGACTGAGAAAACCATGTTCTTTGACTTTACCAGCAACGCTGACATGGATGCTCTCTTTCAGAACATGAGAGATAGAAGTGCAAAACTTAGGTgctcattttattttccttttactgTAGGCACCCAAAGCCCTCTGCGTAATAAAAGCAGATCTGAGTTAACCTGA
- the LOC101165494 gene encoding uncharacterized protein LOC101165494 isoform X2, with the protein MDRYRRQVRLRRDSGFPKKRDTPLKPTRWRRDRNRRLLPNKHFDTLVEECEDGGTSFSTGRRAGAVLANTAPLHRVSVSCFKPCKKTATPINRQKILQTSNASNKASPILQSFGAGDTPESVTSFVMETSSTSNSEEHGDSRSSSTSTNLSSYPSPEIFRREVETQTFLNGEEMLGIICNVKNSTLLDESHSKSIHTYHPPNMSTIIDVSTHVAEKNSESSYQKETHTENKSQEMKPAQDFVGRRPIVCRKRVSFKSPVISEPLKEKHAPSPSGINDTIRKLSRVSERTKPDAQTPKMDEISSKKEITVTPKRPVETEKTMFFDFTSNADMDALFQNMRDRSAKLRCSFYFPFTVGTQSPLRNKSRSELT; encoded by the exons atggaCCGATACCGACGCCAGGTTAGACTCCGTCGTGACAGTGGCTTCCCCAAAAAAAGAGACACTCCACTGAAACCGACACGCTGGAGGCGAGACC GAAATAGGAGACTTCTTCCgaacaaacattttgacactTTAGTGGAGGAATGTGAAGATGGTGGCACGAGTTTCTCCACAGGTCGACGCGCAGGCGCAGTGTTG GCCAACACTGCGCCTCTCCATCGCGTTTCAGTGTCATGCTTTAAACCTTGTAAAAAAACTGCAACTCCTATTAACCGTCAAAAAATTTTGCAAACAAGCAATGCAAGCAATAAAGCTTCTCCAATACTTCAGTCTTTTGGAGCTGGAGACACTCCAGAAAGTGTCACATCTTTTGTCATGGAAACAAGCTCAACGTCTAACTCAGAGGAGCATGGCGACAGCAGATCCTCCTCTACCTCGACAAACCTAAGCAGTTATCCCTCCCCAGAGATTTTCAGAAGAGAAG TGGAAACACAGACTTTCCTTAATGGAGAGGAGATGCTTGGGATTATCTGTAATGTTAAAAACTCTACCCTGCTGGATGAAAGCCATTCAAAGAGCATCCACACGTATCATCCACCCAACATGTCCACTATTATAG ATGTATCCACACACGTTGCTGAAAAGAACAGTGAGAGCAG CTACCAGAAGGAAACTCACACTGAAA ATAAATCTCAGGAGATGAAACCTGCACAAGAT TTTGTTGGGAGAAGGCCCATAGTGTGCAGAAAAAGGGTATCATTCAAAAGCCCGGTCATTTCTGAGcctctgaaagaaaaacatgctcCATCACCTTCAGGCATAAATGACACCATCCGGAAACTATCCCGAGTTTCTGAGCGGACGAAACCAGATGCACAGACGCCCAAAATGGATGAAATCAGctctaaaaaagaaataacgGTGACCCCAAAAAGGCCTGTTGAGACTGAGAAAACCATGTTCTTTGACTTTACCAGCAACGCTGACATGGATGCTCTCTTTCAGAACATGAGAGATAGAAGTGCAAAACTTAGGTgctcattttattttccttttactgTAGGCACCCAAAGCCCTCTGCGTAATAAAAGCAGATCTGAGTTAACCTGA